In a single window of the Bradyrhizobium erythrophlei genome:
- a CDS encoding tripartite tricarboxylate transporter substrate binding protein encodes MTGPRFALAVAATLLATPVLATQGFAQDYPTKPVRIVVPFGAGGPADVTARLLGNILQDKFGQPFVIENRTGAGGVIGTVEAVKSPPDGYTLLMMSNTQTANESLMPQRKYELMRDLVPIAPVNYSDLVIVVHPSVPAKTLAEFIALAKSQPGKLNYASSGQGTPYHMAGELFKSMAGIDIVHVPYRNSGEARSGVIGGQVQMMIDAVTTMAPNVGEGQVRALATTGKTRSSVLPNVPTASEAGVPGYEATIWLGLMAPAGTPRPIIDKLNAAVNEAVKRPEIVKLWAEQGAVPMSMTPEEFDKYLRGDIVKWANVVKQFADKPQ; translated from the coding sequence ATGACGGGCCCAAGGTTCGCCCTCGCAGTGGCGGCCACTCTTCTTGCGACGCCAGTTCTTGCGACGCAAGGCTTCGCACAGGATTATCCGACCAAGCCGGTCAGGATTGTGGTTCCCTTCGGCGCCGGAGGCCCCGCCGACGTGACGGCGCGCCTGCTCGGCAACATCCTGCAGGACAAGTTCGGCCAGCCCTTCGTGATCGAGAACCGAACCGGCGCAGGCGGCGTGATCGGCACGGTCGAGGCGGTCAAATCGCCGCCCGACGGCTACACGCTGTTGATGATGTCGAATACCCAGACCGCGAATGAATCGCTGATGCCGCAGCGCAAATACGAGTTGATGCGCGATCTGGTGCCGATCGCGCCGGTCAATTACTCCGACCTCGTCATCGTCGTGCATCCGTCGGTGCCGGCCAAGACGCTGGCCGAGTTCATCGCGCTCGCCAAATCACAGCCGGGAAAACTGAACTACGCTTCCTCCGGCCAGGGCACGCCCTATCACATGGCCGGCGAGCTGTTCAAATCCATGGCCGGTATCGATATCGTGCACGTGCCTTACCGCAACAGCGGTGAAGCACGCAGCGGCGTGATCGGCGGACAGGTGCAGATGATGATCGACGCCGTGACCACGATGGCGCCCAATGTCGGTGAAGGCCAGGTGCGGGCGCTCGCCACCACCGGCAAGACGCGTTCCAGTGTGCTGCCCAATGTGCCGACGGCCTCCGAGGCCGGCGTTCCCGGCTACGAGGCGACCATCTGGCTCGGACTGATGGCGCCCGCCGGAACGCCCAGGCCGATCATCGACAAGCTGAACGCGGCCGTCAACGAGGCGGTCAAGCGGCCCGAGATCGTCAAGCTCTGGGCCGAACAGGGCGCGGTTCCGATGTCGATGACCCCAGAGGAGTTCGACAAATATCTGCGCGGCGATATTGTGAAATGGGCCAATGTCGTCAAGCAATTCGCCGATAAGCCGCAATAA
- a CDS encoding (2Fe-2S)-binding protein — protein sequence MPSIRFRLNGVETDVDADPDSSLLAILRGQLGMTGPHFGCGANECGACNVMIGDRAVASCDTPLWSVADKDVTTIEGLGSAEDPHPLQRAFIAEQALQCGYCVSGILISAAALLMQNPNPASADVKAALDRNLCRCGSHNRMVRAVLRAAAEMAAR from the coding sequence ATGCCGAGCATTCGTTTTCGCCTCAATGGCGTCGAGACCGATGTCGACGCCGATCCCGATTCATCGCTGCTCGCGATCCTGCGCGGGCAGCTCGGCATGACCGGGCCGCATTTCGGCTGCGGCGCCAATGAATGCGGCGCCTGCAACGTCATGATCGGCGACCGCGCGGTGGCTTCCTGCGACACGCCCCTGTGGTCGGTGGCGGACAAGGACGTCACCACCATCGAAGGGCTGGGCAGCGCCGAAGATCCGCACCCGCTGCAGCGCGCCTTTATCGCCGAACAGGCCCTGCAGTGTGGCTATTGCGTCTCCGGCATCCTGATCAGCGCCGCCGCGCTGTTGATGCAAAACCCCAATCCTGCCAGCGCAGACGTGAAGGCCGCGCTCGACCGCAACCTCTGCCGTTGCGGGTCGCATAACCGCATGGTGCGGGCGGTGCTGCGCGCGGCGGCCGAGATGGCTGCCCGATGA
- a CDS encoding xanthine dehydrogenase family protein molybdopterin-binding subunit: MTETAPSPPKLPVSLAANPVLSSWIRFSPEGQVIVSPGKVEIGQGIVTALAQIAADELDVDIGRVRMVRASTAGSPNEGVTSGSLSVQQSGRAIRYACAEIRQIFLKLASDRLGVGTDALDISDGTISGPGNVQTSYWELAGDVDLDREATPGAVPKKSTQRALAGNSVQRLDIPDKVFAHPRFIHDSALPGMLYGRVLRSEISGAKLTDLKQDAARAVAGLVAIVRDGNFAGVVSETEDGAEAALKALRKGAAWSAGETLPDEDGLAEWLKAQPAESTVIDRKTAVRSGEKHRTIRRQYTRPYLAHGSIAPSCAMAQWTGDHVHVWTHSQGVYFLRADLAIVLKLPLEHITVEHMEGAGCYGHNAADDVALDAVLLAKAAGRRPVRVQWSREDEMSHAPFGAAMAIEIEADLDAQGEIVDWRHSIWGNGHTARPGRAAQPALLAATELAAPFPRYISTNPAQAGGGGADRNSIPLYDFPSWQIECHRLLTMPIRTSALRTLGAQGNVFAIESFLDELAAERGEDPVEFRLRHLSDPRAQDVIRAVAKRANWKPSKRDGAGYGLGFTRYKNTGAYCAVIAEIEGADDISVKRLTIAVDVGEAINPDGVINQIEGGAIQATSWVLKERVRFDKERITSNTWADYPILRFSEVPEVEVELIQRPDMDPVGAGEAAHGPVTAAIANAVFDALGVRVRNLPITRDRLIEAMELTS, translated from the coding sequence ATGACGGAGACCGCGCCCTCCCCGCCGAAATTGCCGGTCAGCCTCGCCGCCAACCCGGTGCTGTCGTCATGGATTCGATTTTCGCCCGAAGGACAGGTGATAGTCTCGCCGGGCAAGGTGGAGATCGGGCAAGGCATCGTGACGGCGCTGGCCCAGATCGCCGCCGACGAACTCGATGTCGATATCGGCCGCGTGCGGATGGTTCGCGCCTCCACCGCGGGCAGCCCCAATGAGGGCGTCACCTCGGGCAGTCTTTCGGTGCAGCAGTCCGGACGCGCGATCCGTTACGCCTGCGCCGAGATCCGGCAGATCTTTCTCAAGCTCGCCTCCGATCGCCTAGGCGTCGGGACCGATGCGCTCGACATCAGCGACGGCACCATCTCCGGTCCCGGCAATGTGCAGACCAGCTACTGGGAACTCGCCGGCGATGTTGATCTGGATCGCGAGGCGACGCCGGGCGCCGTGCCAAAGAAATCGACGCAGCGTGCGTTGGCCGGCAATTCGGTTCAGCGGCTGGATATTCCCGACAAGGTTTTCGCGCACCCCCGTTTCATTCATGATTCCGCGCTGCCGGGGATGCTGTATGGCCGCGTACTGCGATCGGAAATATCGGGCGCAAAACTCACCGATCTAAAGCAGGATGCCGCCCGCGCCGTCGCCGGCCTGGTCGCGATCGTGCGCGACGGCAATTTCGCCGGCGTGGTCAGCGAGACCGAGGACGGCGCCGAGGCCGCGCTGAAGGCTTTGCGAAAGGGCGCGGCATGGTCGGCGGGCGAAACGCTGCCGGATGAAGACGGGCTGGCGGAGTGGCTGAAAGCCCAGCCGGCTGAATCGACCGTCATCGACAGGAAGACGGCGGTGAGATCGGGTGAAAAGCACCGCACGATCCGGCGGCAATACACCCGCCCCTATCTCGCACACGGGTCGATCGCCCCGTCCTGCGCCATGGCTCAATGGACCGGAGATCATGTCCACGTCTGGACCCACAGCCAGGGGGTCTATTTTCTCCGCGCCGATCTCGCCATCGTGCTCAAATTGCCGCTCGAGCACATCACGGTCGAGCACATGGAGGGCGCCGGCTGCTACGGACATAACGCCGCCGACGATGTCGCGCTCGACGCCGTCCTGCTGGCGAAAGCGGCTGGCCGCCGGCCGGTCCGCGTGCAATGGTCGCGCGAAGACGAGATGTCGCATGCGCCGTTCGGGGCGGCGATGGCGATCGAGATCGAGGCTGACCTCGATGCGCAGGGCGAGATCGTCGACTGGCGCCACAGCATCTGGGGCAATGGTCACACCGCGCGGCCGGGGCGCGCGGCGCAGCCGGCGCTGCTGGCGGCGACCGAACTGGCTGCTCCCTTCCCGCGCTACATCTCCACCAATCCGGCGCAGGCCGGTGGCGGCGGCGCCGATCGCAATTCGATCCCGCTGTACGATTTCCCGTCCTGGCAGATCGAATGCCATCGCCTGCTGACCATGCCGATACGCACCTCCGCGCTGCGCACGCTCGGCGCGCAGGGCAATGTGTTTGCGATTGAATCCTTTCTCGACGAACTGGCCGCCGAGCGCGGCGAAGATCCGGTCGAATTCCGGCTGCGCCATTTGTCGGACCCGCGGGCACAGGATGTGATTCGCGCCGTCGCAAAGCGCGCGAACTGGAAGCCAAGCAAACGCGACGGCGCCGGTTACGGCCTCGGCTTTACGCGATACAAGAACACAGGCGCCTATTGTGCCGTCATCGCCGAGATCGAGGGCGCGGACGATATCAGCGTCAAGCGGTTGACGATTGCGGTCGATGTCGGCGAAGCCATCAATCCGGACGGCGTGATCAATCAGATCGAGGGCGGCGCGATCCAGGCCACCAGTTGGGTATTGAAAGAGCGCGTCCGCTTCGACAAGGAACGCATCACCAGCAACACATGGGCTGATTATCCGATCCTTCGCTTCAGCGAGGTGCCGGAGGTTGAGGTCGAACTGATCCAGCGGCCGGACATGGATCCCGTAGGCGCCGGCGAGGCCGCGCATGGCCCGGTCACGGCGGCCATCGCCAACGCCGTGTTCGATGCGCTCGGGGTGCGCGTCCGCAATCTCCCGATCACGCGCGACCGCCTGATCGAGGCAATGGAGTTGACGTCATGA
- a CDS encoding molybdate ABC transporter substrate-binding protein: MTAMNILSGGAAQGLVGSLAPQFKALTGLGIEGEFGAVGAMAEKLRKGVPADMVILTAALIAALAREHLVAAASIADIGVVETAVAVRAGDPLATVKDAASLRDALLAADAIFVPDTKASTAGIHVAKVLQQLGIVDEVAARLKIYPNGATAMRHLAASDAVRPIGCTQSTEIISTNGVKLSGSLPSGCELSTVYTAAVTTKAANAKQAQALIDLLIAADQHGLRERAGFLRGEK, encoded by the coding sequence ATGACCGCAATGAACATCCTCAGCGGCGGCGCGGCCCAGGGCCTGGTCGGCAGTCTCGCGCCGCAATTCAAGGCGCTGACCGGGCTCGGCATCGAAGGCGAGTTCGGCGCGGTTGGCGCCATGGCCGAAAAACTGCGTAAGGGCGTGCCGGCCGACATGGTGATCCTGACGGCGGCATTGATTGCTGCGCTGGCGCGCGAGCATCTCGTCGCAGCCGCGTCGATCGCCGACATCGGAGTGGTCGAGACCGCGGTTGCCGTCCGCGCCGGCGATCCGCTGGCCACGGTCAAGGACGCGGCAAGCTTGCGCGATGCGTTGCTCGCCGCCGACGCCATCTTCGTTCCCGATACCAAGGCGTCGACCGCCGGCATTCACGTTGCCAAGGTTCTGCAGCAACTGGGTATCGTGGACGAGGTGGCCGCCCGACTCAAAATCTATCCAAATGGCGCGACCGCAATGCGCCATCTGGCGGCATCCGACGCCGTGAGGCCGATCGGCTGCACGCAGTCGACCGAGATCATCAGTACCAACGGCGTGAAGCTATCGGGATCGCTGCCGTCGGGATGCGAACTTTCAACGGTCTATACGGCGGCGGTGACCACGAAGGCCGCCAATGCCAAGCAAGCGCAAGCCTTGATCGATCTGTTGATCGCCGCCGATCAGCACGGGCTGCGCGAGCGCGCGGGCTTTCTCCGCGGCGAAAAATAG
- a CDS encoding TRAP transporter substrate-binding protein, producing the protein MKRRDFMKLGAGFGMTGLAATLAPRSPARAQTKSVFKASDVQPAGYPTVLATENLGKKLEAATSGRLSVQMFPSMQLGGEKETIEQTQIGAIQLLRVSVGSMGPIVDDINVVNMPFLFRNTAHAEKMMDGPIGQELLDKITANPNAGLVALCWMDAGARSLYNTKRPIKSIEDIKGLKFRVIGNPIFIDMMNALGGNGVAMGYDQVFSALQTGVIDGAENNPPSYVFSNHYTAAKYLSLTEHLIIPEVLVFSKKAWAALSADDQTLLKKFAREAQLEERDLWNKYEQQAMDKAKAAGCQIVEIADKKPFQDAVKPVWDKYGPKYQDMIKRIQAIE; encoded by the coding sequence ATGAAGCGCCGCGATTTTATGAAGTTGGGCGCCGGCTTCGGGATGACGGGGTTGGCAGCAACCCTGGCACCGCGATCGCCGGCGCGCGCGCAAACGAAGTCGGTTTTCAAGGCCTCCGACGTTCAGCCCGCCGGCTATCCGACCGTGCTGGCGACGGAGAATCTGGGCAAGAAGCTTGAGGCCGCCACCAGCGGACGCCTCTCGGTCCAGATGTTTCCGTCGATGCAACTGGGCGGCGAGAAGGAGACCATCGAACAGACGCAGATCGGCGCGATCCAGCTGTTGCGCGTCAGCGTGGGATCGATGGGCCCTATCGTCGACGACATCAACGTCGTCAATATGCCGTTCCTGTTCCGGAACACGGCGCACGCCGAAAAGATGATGGATGGGCCGATCGGACAGGAACTGCTCGACAAGATTACCGCCAATCCCAATGCGGGACTGGTCGCGCTGTGCTGGATGGATGCCGGCGCGCGCAGCCTCTACAATACCAAGCGGCCGATCAAATCGATCGAGGACATCAAGGGCCTCAAGTTTCGCGTCATCGGCAATCCGATTTTCATCGACATGATGAACGCCCTTGGCGGCAATGGGGTCGCGATGGGCTATGATCAGGTCTTCAGCGCGCTGCAAACCGGCGTCATCGACGGCGCCGAGAACAATCCGCCGAGCTATGTCTTCAGCAATCATTATACCGCGGCCAAGTATCTCTCGCTGACCGAGCACCTGATCATCCCCGAAGTGCTGGTGTTTTCGAAGAAAGCCTGGGCCGCCCTTTCGGCCGACGATCAGACCCTGCTGAAAAAATTTGCCCGCGAGGCGCAATTGGAAGAACGCGATCTCTGGAACAAGTACGAGCAGCAGGCGATGGACAAGGCAAAGGCCGCGGGCTGCCAGATCGTTGAAATCGCCGACAAGAAGCCGTTCCAGGACGCGGTCAAGCCGGTGTGGGACAAATACGGCCCGAAATATCAGGACATGATCAAACGCATCCAGGCCATCGAATAA
- a CDS encoding TRAP transporter small permease, with translation MDRLYLLCVIIGCTALVLISAIIPWAVFTRYVLNSAASWPEPLAVLLTIVLTFIGAAAAYRLNLHMNVSYFADQLPPRFRTLLDLVVQLLMALIASFMIVWGGRLVDVTWHNTIADFPFLSVGVTYLPIPVGGAFLLLFIIERIFLGAPPDRLSQDLEVAPFD, from the coding sequence ATGGATCGCCTCTACCTTCTGTGCGTCATCATTGGCTGCACCGCGCTGGTGCTGATCTCCGCGATCATTCCCTGGGCGGTGTTCACCCGCTACGTGCTCAACAGCGCGGCATCATGGCCTGAACCGCTGGCGGTACTCCTGACCATCGTGCTGACCTTCATCGGCGCTGCCGCCGCCTATCGGCTCAACCTGCACATGAATGTCTCGTACTTCGCGGACCAGCTGCCGCCCCGATTCCGCACCCTGCTCGACCTCGTCGTTCAGCTGCTGATGGCGCTGATCGCGAGTTTCATGATCGTCTGGGGCGGCCGGCTGGTCGACGTGACCTGGCACAATACCATCGCGGATTTTCCGTTCCTGTCGGTCGGCGTCACCTATTTGCCGATCCCGGTCGGCGGCGCGTTCCTGCTGCTGTTCATTATCGAGCGCATTTTTCTCGGCGCACCGCCGGACCGGTTATCTCAAGACCTCGAAGTCGCGCCGTTCGACTGA
- a CDS encoding TRAP transporter large permease gives MDIFILLATMLVCFVIGMPIAYSLALAAIAGAWSIGIPLEAVMLKISDGVSKVAMLTIPFFVLAGAIMAEGGMARRLVAFADVLVGFTRLRGGLSIVNVLATTFLSGISGSAVADTSAIGSVMIPQMEKAGYPRVFATNLTITSSVQALLVPPSHNAVLYSLATGGTISISALFMAGVFPGLLLGFSLIILCLVIAYRDKHPHGQTAPAKDALKITIDAAWGLVTLVIILGGILGGIFTAIEAGAVACIWAFFVTMFIYRDYRWRDLPILLHRTLRTVAMVLTLIACASSVGYVMALTQMPAKMTAFFLSISSNKYVILFLINILLLVLGTLVDMAPSILIATPILLPVMQNFGVDPVHFGMIMLLNLGIGLCHPPVGSILFVGCAVGKVSIEQVMRKIWPFYAVMFLVLMLVTYFPEVSLWLPRHVLR, from the coding sequence GTGGACATTTTCATTCTTCTTGCGACCATGCTGGTTTGCTTCGTCATCGGCATGCCCATCGCCTACTCACTCGCTTTGGCGGCGATCGCAGGCGCATGGTCGATCGGCATTCCCCTGGAAGCGGTGATGCTGAAAATTTCCGACGGCGTCAGCAAGGTGGCGATGCTGACGATTCCGTTTTTCGTGCTGGCGGGCGCCATCATGGCCGAAGGCGGCATGGCGCGCCGGCTGGTGGCGTTCGCCGATGTTCTGGTCGGATTCACCCGGCTGCGCGGCGGCCTCTCGATCGTCAACGTGCTGGCGACGACATTCCTGAGCGGCATTTCCGGCTCCGCCGTCGCCGATACATCCGCGATCGGCTCGGTGATGATCCCGCAGATGGAAAAGGCCGGCTATCCTCGGGTGTTCGCGACCAATCTGACCATCACCTCTTCGGTGCAGGCGCTGCTGGTGCCGCCGAGCCACAACGCGGTGCTGTACTCACTGGCCACCGGGGGCACGATTTCGATCAGCGCCCTGTTCATGGCCGGCGTCTTTCCCGGCCTGCTGCTCGGTTTCTCGCTGATCATCCTCTGCCTGGTCATCGCCTACCGCGACAAGCATCCCCATGGCCAGACCGCGCCGGCGAAGGATGCGCTCAAGATCACGATCGATGCTGCCTGGGGGCTGGTGACGCTGGTCATCATTCTCGGCGGCATTCTCGGCGGGATATTCACCGCCATCGAGGCCGGCGCCGTTGCCTGCATCTGGGCGTTCTTCGTGACGATGTTCATCTACCGGGACTATCGCTGGCGCGACCTGCCGATCCTTTTGCACCGTACGCTGCGCACCGTCGCGATGGTGCTGACGCTGATCGCATGCGCCTCGAGCGTCGGTTACGTGATGGCGCTAACGCAAATGCCGGCGAAGATGACGGCGTTCTTCCTGTCGATATCGAGCAACAAATACGTCATTCTGTTCCTGATCAATATTCTGCTGCTGGTGCTCGGCACGCTCGTCGACATGGCGCCGTCGATTTTGATCGCGACGCCGATCCTGCTGCCGGTGATGCAGAATTTCGGCGTCGATCCGGTTCACTTCGGCATGATCATGCTGCTCAACCTCGGCATCGGACTGTGCCATCCGCCGGTCGGATCGATCCTGTTCGTCGGATGCGCGGTCGGCAAGGTCTCTATCGAGCAGGTGATGCGGAAGATCTGGCCGTTCTACGCCGTGATGTTTCTGGTGCTGATGCTGGTGACTTATTTTCCGGAAGTCTCGCTCTGGCTGCCACGGCACGTATTGCGGTGA
- a CDS encoding Crp/Fnr family transcriptional regulator, translated as MVVTGVPQDLKAQPRSVASSTLSVLRNHPIFCDLDAGALDQLCRYAKHSTLKRGAAIFSKGDPGNSLFAVLSGTVKISISSAEGRSAILNLISAGEIFGEVAVLDGRARTADATANTNCEIFIIDRREFIPFVRSQPELAMKFIELLCTRLRWTSDQVEEVILQNLPGRLASALIRLTDKHKPAPGGRTIAVTQQEISEMVGMTRESINKQLRIWAARNWVRLEHGAIVVLNTEALRALVEAGGNEGE; from the coding sequence ATGGTCGTGACCGGCGTGCCCCAGGACCTAAAAGCTCAACCTCGGTCTGTTGCGAGCAGTACGCTATCGGTCCTGCGCAACCATCCGATTTTCTGCGATCTTGATGCCGGCGCGCTCGACCAGCTCTGCCGTTATGCCAAGCACTCCACGCTGAAGCGGGGAGCCGCGATTTTTTCCAAGGGAGATCCCGGCAACAGCCTGTTTGCGGTGCTTAGCGGCACGGTGAAGATCAGCATCTCGTCCGCCGAGGGCCGCAGCGCAATCTTGAATCTGATCAGCGCCGGCGAGATTTTCGGTGAAGTCGCGGTGCTCGATGGGCGGGCGCGGACTGCCGACGCTACCGCCAACACCAATTGCGAAATATTCATCATCGACCGTCGCGAGTTTATTCCCTTCGTGCGAAGCCAGCCGGAGCTGGCCATGAAGTTCATCGAGCTGCTTTGCACGCGGCTGCGGTGGACCAGTGACCAGGTTGAGGAGGTCATTCTCCAGAATCTGCCGGGGCGGCTCGCCAGCGCGCTCATTCGTCTGACCGACAAACATAAGCCCGCGCCCGGAGGCCGGACCATCGCCGTTACCCAGCAGGAAATCAGCGAGATGGTCGGGATGACGCGGGAGAGCATCAACAAGCAGCTGCGGATTTGGGCGGCCCGCAACTGGGTTCGCCTCGAGCACGGGGCCATCGTCGTGCTCAATACCGAAGCGCTCCGGGCGCTGGTCGAAGCGGGCGGAAACGAAGGCGAATAG
- a CDS encoding Bug family tripartite tricarboxylate transporter substrate binding protein: MRLLHSLVPALALLASSSALAQGAYPERPIRMIVPLAAASAVDVAARIVTQKMGDDMGQQIVIINQPGASGLIGAEQVARAEPDGYTIGGFNDSVMTMVPSLHSKMPWDILKDFEPVSLVATVEWGLIANNQSPYKTAADLIAAAKAAPGKINYGSGGPGSPQHLAMAMFASQAGISLTHVPYKGATQAATDVASGQIPVAFQGLGTVAALVRGGQLRLIGVTTEKRLPQFPDVPTVSESGLPGFFFNSWFAILAPAGTPKDITARLNAEVLKALADPEVRRKLEDLGFAVRGSSAEELRAMTRDQLAKYARVIKEMGLASD; encoded by the coding sequence ATGCGGCTGCTTCACTCGCTGGTCCCCGCGCTCGCGCTCCTCGCAAGCTCCAGCGCGCTCGCGCAGGGGGCCTATCCGGAGCGGCCGATCCGGATGATCGTGCCGCTGGCGGCGGCGAGCGCCGTTGACGTCGCAGCCAGGATCGTAACCCAGAAGATGGGCGACGACATGGGCCAGCAGATCGTCATCATCAACCAGCCCGGGGCTTCGGGGCTGATCGGTGCCGAGCAGGTCGCGCGGGCCGAGCCGGACGGCTACACGATCGGCGGTTTCAACGACAGCGTCATGACCATGGTGCCCAGCCTGCATTCGAAAATGCCCTGGGACATTTTGAAGGATTTCGAGCCGGTATCGCTGGTCGCCACCGTGGAATGGGGGCTGATCGCCAACAACCAGTCCCCCTACAAGACCGCGGCGGACCTGATCGCCGCAGCAAAGGCCGCGCCCGGAAAGATCAACTACGGCTCCGGTGGCCCGGGCAGCCCGCAGCATCTGGCGATGGCGATGTTCGCCTCCCAAGCCGGGATATCGCTGACCCATGTGCCCTACAAGGGCGCCACGCAGGCGGCGACCGACGTCGCCTCCGGCCAGATTCCGGTCGCCTTTCAGGGCCTCGGGACCGTCGCGGCACTGGTGCGCGGCGGCCAGCTCCGGCTGATCGGGGTGACCACAGAGAAGAGGTTGCCGCAATTCCCCGACGTGCCCACGGTTTCGGAGTCCGGTCTGCCCGGGTTCTTCTTCAATTCCTGGTTTGCGATCCTGGCGCCGGCGGGAACGCCGAAGGACATCACCGCAAGGCTGAATGCCGAAGTGCTGAAGGCGCTGGCGGATCCGGAGGTTCGGCGCAAGCTCGAGGATCTGGGTTTCGCGGTGCGCGGCAGCTCGGCCGAGGAACTGCGTGCCATGACGCGGGATCAGCTCGCCAAATATGCCCGCGTGATTAAAGAAATGGGCCTCGCCAGCGACTGA
- a CDS encoding amidohydrolase family protein, protein MTTRRNFLRGAAATGIAFCSCGMLNAARAQPKSPRLPVKVGGKRVLTVDAHAHCYFHEAINLMGADADKVLPPVKGAPEHFIVIEKRLKEMDAMAIDMEVLSINPFWYGRDRDTAGQIVKVQNEKLAELCASRPDRFAAFASLSLQFPDLAVQQLETAVKKQGLRGAAIGATVLGEDFSDPKFHPVWAKAEELGAVLFIHPQSTPELAKRFKGNGWLSNTIGNPLDTTIALQHLIFEGTLDRFPGLKILAAHGGGYLGSYAARDDHACFVSPQNCNPNITLKKKPSEYLNQLHFDAMVFTPEGLRHLVAQVGASQIVLGTDHPIPWEEHPVDRVFATTTLSDKQKMAILGGNAARLFGIKEA, encoded by the coding sequence ATGACCACCCGTAGAAATTTTTTGAGAGGCGCGGCCGCGACCGGTATCGCCTTTTGCAGTTGCGGCATGCTGAATGCGGCACGGGCGCAACCGAAGTCGCCGCGCCTGCCGGTCAAGGTTGGCGGCAAGCGCGTCCTGACCGTGGATGCCCACGCGCATTGCTATTTCCATGAAGCCATCAATCTGATGGGCGCCGACGCCGACAAGGTGCTGCCGCCGGTCAAGGGCGCCCCGGAGCACTTCATCGTCATCGAGAAGCGTCTCAAGGAAATGGACGCGATGGCCATCGACATGGAGGTGCTGTCGATCAATCCGTTCTGGTACGGCAGGGATCGCGACACCGCGGGCCAGATCGTCAAGGTCCAGAACGAGAAACTGGCCGAGCTTTGCGCCTCGCGGCCGGACCGCTTCGCGGCGTTCGCCTCGCTAAGCCTGCAATTTCCGGACCTCGCGGTGCAGCAGCTCGAAACCGCGGTCAAGAAGCAGGGCCTGCGCGGGGCCGCCATCGGCGCCACCGTGCTGGGCGAGGATTTCTCCGATCCCAAATTCCATCCGGTCTGGGCCAAGGCCGAAGAACTCGGCGCCGTGCTGTTCATTCACCCCCAAAGCACGCCGGAGCTCGCCAAGCGCTTCAAGGGCAATGGCTGGCTGTCGAATACGATCGGCAATCCGCTCGACACCACGATCGCCCTGCAGCACCTGATCTTCGAAGGGACCCTCGATCGCTTTCCCGGCCTGAAAATCCTCGCGGCGCATGGCGGCGGCTATCTCGGCTCTTATGCGGCGCGGGACGACCACGCCTGCTTCGTGTCGCCGCAGAACTGCAATCCGAACATCACGCTGAAAAAGAAGCCCTCGGAATATCTCAACCAGCTCCATTTCGACGCCATGGTGTTCACGCCGGAGGGGCTTCGACACCTGGTGGCGCAGGTCGGCGCCAGCCAGATCGTGCTCGGCACCGACCACCCGATCCCCTGGGAAGAGCATCCGGTCGACCGGGTCTTCGCGACCACCACGCTCTCGGACAAGCAGAAGATGGCCATTCTCGGCGGCAACGCGGCCCGCCTGTTCGGGATCAAGGAAGCCTGA